A genome region from Oryzias latipes chromosome 2, ASM223467v1 includes the following:
- the LOC101171811 gene encoding claudin-10-like, whose product MKYRTVVMYVEIGCFVSCLCGWILVCSTLPTEYWTFSEVGSIVLTTANYYSNLWRDCISDTTGVSDCKDYPSMLALPVFLHACRALAVSAVITGFFGGVLTLIGMKCTKIGGTEVINARVTFSGGVTYLVSGFCGMITYSWWANRVVSEFVDPNFKAQKFEIGAAVFIGWGGSILLICGGSVLVYFSGKEGLKSSGSKNRRRPASYASARTRRTYMQPPTVSRVTPVPPLYNAGRSSRTSRPATQSGSNYGRDTFV is encoded by the exons ATGAAGTACCGCACGGTGGTCATGTACGTGGAGATCGGCTGCTTTGTGTCCTGCCTCTGTGGCTGGATCTTGGTGTGCTCCACTCTTCCCACAGAGTACTGGACTTTCTCTGAGGTGGGGAGCATCGTGCTCACCACCGCCAACTACTACTCCAACCTGTGGAGGGACTGCATCTCCGACACCACTGGGGTCTCTGACTGCAAAGACTACCCTTCTATGCTGGCTCTACCGG tgttCCTGCATGCCTGCAGGGCCCTCGCAGTCTCCGCCGTCATCACCGGCTTCTTTGGGGGGGTCCTCACATTGATAGGGATGAAATGCACTAAAATTGGCGGAACAGAAGTAATAAACGCCAGGGTGACATTTTCTGGGGGCGTCACATATTTGGTTTCCG GGTTCTGTGGCATGATCACCTACTCCTGGTGGGCCAACAGAGTCGTATCAGAGTTTGTGGATCCAAACTTCAAGGCACAAAA ATTTGAAATCGGAGCTGCAGTTTTCATTGGCTGGGGAGGCTCCATTCTTCTCATTTGTGGAGGCTCGGTTCTGGTTTACTTCTCTGGGAAAGAAGGCCTTAAATCCAG CGGGTCAAAGAATCGACGAAGACCGGCGTCCTACGCCTCAGCTCGCACCAGACGGACATATATGCAACCGCCAACGGTGTCCAGAGTGACCCCGGTGCCGCCCCTGTACAACGCGGGCAGGTCGAGCCGGACATCCAGGCCTGCAACACAAAGCGGTTCAAACTACGGCCGGGACACGTTTGTCTGA